One part of the Arabidopsis thaliana chromosome 4, partial sequence genome encodes these proteins:
- a CDS encoding cotton fiber protein (unknown protein; BEST Arabidopsis thaliana protein match is: unknown protein (TAIR:AT5G38700.1); Has 53 Blast hits to 53 proteins in 10 species: Archae - 0; Bacteria - 0; Metazoa - 0; Fungi - 0; Plants - 53; Viruses - 0; Other Eukaryotes - 0 (source: NCBI BLink).) — MADSSQKKIRRNAITHKAWSLMKMALLWGRKGGVFKKWPLFELRSLFFKHLKALAHHHSNGDRYYGERQLSFDETPLFNVKKKMHCPTSSMRFLLLPCFAPPVDFDYDFEMDGQDYSDEVQSYGYDESCSEEEKGVDVRAEEFIAKFYEQIKLQRQVSYLKYKQHNDAVLL; from the coding sequence ATGGCGGATTCGTCTCAgaagaaaatcagaagaaacGCGATAACACATAAAGCATGGAGTCTCATGAAGATGGCTCTTCTATGGGGAAGAAAAGGTGgagttttcaaaaaatggcCATTGTTCGAACTACGTAGCTTGTTCTTCAAGCATCTCAAAGCCCTAGCTCATCATCATAGTAACGGTGACCGTTATTACGGAGAACGCCAGCTTTCCTTTGATGAAACGCCGTTATTTAAcgtcaagaagaagatgcattGTCCTACTTCGTCTATGAGGTTCCTCCTCCTCCCCTGCTTTGCTCCTCCCGTAGATTTTGACTATGACTTTGAAATGGACGGTCAAGATTATTCCGACGAGGTACAATCGTACGGTTACGATGAATCTTGTtcggaagaagagaaaggggTGGATGTGAGAGCAGAGGAGTTCATTGCTAAGTTCTATGAGCAGATCAAGTTGCAGAGACAAGTGTCTTATTTGAAATACAAACAACACAACGACGCCGTATTATTATAG
- the GATL6 gene encoding galacturonosyltransferase 6 (galacturonosyltransferase 6 (GATL6); FUNCTIONS IN: transferase activity, transferring hexosyl groups, polygalacturonate 4-alpha-galacturonosyltransferase activity, transferase activity, transferring glycosyl groups; INVOLVED IN: carbohydrate biosynthetic process; LOCATED IN: endomembrane system; EXPRESSED IN: 22 plant structures; EXPRESSED DURING: 13 growth stages; CONTAINS InterPro DOMAIN/s: Glycosyl transferase, family 8 (InterPro:IPR002495); BEST Arabidopsis thaliana protein match is: galacturonosyltransferase 5 (TAIR:AT1G02720.2); Has 2064 Blast hits to 2054 proteins in 482 species: Archae - 0; Bacteria - 957; Metazoa - 296; Fungi - 4; Plants - 738; Viruses - 0; Other Eukaryotes - 69 (source: NCBI BLink).), giving the protein MLWITRFAGLFSAAMAVIVLSPSLQSFPPAAAIRSSPSPIFRKAPAVFNNGDECLSSGGVCNPSLVHVAITLDVEYLRGSIAAVNSILQHSVCPESVFFHFIAVSEETNLLESLVRSVFPRLKFNIYDFAPETVRGLISSSVRQALEQPLNYARSYLADLLEPCVNRVIYLDSDLVVVDDIAKLWKTSLGSRIIGAPEYCHANFTKYFTGGFWSEERFSGTFRGRKPCYFNTGVMVIDLKKWRRGGYTKRIEKWMEIQRRERIYELGSLPPFLLVFSGHVAPISHRWNQHGLGGDNVRGSCRDLHPGPVSLLHWSGSGKPWIRLDSKRPCPLDALWTPYDLYRHSH; this is encoded by the coding sequence ATGCTTTGGATAACGAGATTTGCTGGATTATTCTCCGCCGCGATGGCAGTGATCGTGTTATCTCCGTCGCTTCAGTCATTTCCTCCGGCGGCGGCAATCCGTTCTTCTCCATCACCGATCTTCAGAAAAGCTCCAGCGGTGTTCAACAACGGCGACGAATGTCTCTCCTCCGGCGGCGTCTGCAATCCGTCGTTGGTCCACGTGGCGATCACGTTAGACGTAGAGTACCTGCGTGGCTCAATCGCAGCCGTTAACTCGATCCTTCAGCACTCGGTGTGTCCAGAGAGCGTCTTCTTCCACTTCATCGCCGTCTCCGAGGAAACAAACCTGTTGGAGTCGCTGGTGAGATCGGTTTTCCCGAGACTGAAATTCAATATTTACGATTTTGCCCCTGAGACAGTTCGtggtttgatttcttcttccgTGAGACAAGCTCTCGAGCAGCCTCTGAACTACGCTAGAAGCTACTTAGCGGATCTGCTGGAGCCTTGTGTTAACCGTGTCATATACTTGGATTCGGATCTTGTCGTCGTCGATGACATCGCTAAGCTTTGGAAAACTAGCCTAGGCTCGAGGATAATCGGAGCTCCGGAGTATTGTCACGCGAATTTCACGAAATACTTCACCGGAGGATTCTGGTCGGAGGAGAGATTCTCCGGTACCTTTAGAGGGAGGAAGCCATGTTACTTCAACACAGGTGTGATGGTGATAGATCTTAAGAAATGGAGAAGAGGTGGTTACACGAAACGTATCGAGAAATGGATGGAGAttcagagaagagagaggattTACGAACTAGGCTCGCTTCCACCGTTTCTTCTAGTTTTCTCCGGTCACGTGGCTCCCATCTCTCACCGGTGGAACCAGCATGGACTTGGTGGTGACAATGTTAGAGGTAGCTGTCGTGATTTGCATCCTGGTCCTGTGAGTTTGCTGCATTGGTCTGGTAGTGGCAAGCCCTGGATAAGACTCGATTCCAAACGGCCTTGTCCCTTAGACGCATTATGGACGCCTTACGACTTGTATCGACATTCGCATTGA
- the MOS6 gene encoding ARM repeat superfamily protein (MODIFIER OF SNC1, 6 (MOS6); FUNCTIONS IN: protein transporter activity, binding; INVOLVED IN: intracellular protein transport, defense response; LOCATED IN: nucleus; EXPRESSED IN: 24 plant structures; EXPRESSED DURING: 15 growth stages; CONTAINS InterPro DOMAIN/s: Importin-alpha-like, importin-beta-binding domain (InterPro:IPR002652), Armadillo-like helical (InterPro:IPR011989), Armadillo (InterPro:IPR000225), Armadillo-type fold (InterPro:IPR016024); BEST Arabidopsis thaliana protein match is: importin alpha isoform 6 (TAIR:AT1G02690.1); Has 4718 Blast hits to 3432 proteins in 305 species: Archae - 4; Bacteria - 22; Metazoa - 2034; Fungi - 556; Plants - 1321; Viruses - 0; Other Eukaryotes - 781 (source: NCBI BLink).) has translation MSLRPSAKTEVRRNRYKVAVDAEEGRRRREDNLVEIRKNKREENLQKKRFTSSMAFGSATGQTEQDLSSANQLKDNLPAMVAGIWSEDSNSQLEATNLLRKLLSIEQNPPINEVVQSGVVPRVVKFLSRDDFPKLQFEAAWALTNIASGTSENTNVIIESGAVPIFIQLLSSASEDVREQAVWALGNVAGDSPKCRDLVLSYGAMTPLLSQFNENTKLSMLRNATWTLSNFCRGKPPPAFEQTQPALPVLERLVQSMDEEVLTDACWALSYLSDNSNDKIQAVIEAGVVPRLIQLLGHSSPSVLIPALRTIGNIVTGDDLQTQMVLDQQALPCLLNLLKNNYKKSIKKEACWTISNITAGNADQIQAVIDAGIIQSLVWVLQSAEFEVKKEAAWGISNATSGGTHDQIKFMVSQGCIKPLCDLLTCPDLKVVTVCLEALENILVVGEAEKNLGHTGEDNLYAQMIDEAEGLEKIENLQSHDNNDIYDKAVKILETFWTEDNEEEGNDENHAPQSGFQFGSTNVPPGQFNFI, from the exons ATGTCTCTCAGACCTAGCGCGAAGACGGAGGTGCGACGGAATCGGTACAAAGTAGCGGTCGATGCGGAGGAAGGACGGCGGAGGCGAGAGGATAACTTGGTTGAGATCaggaagaacaagagagaggaaaatttgcagaagaagagatttacGTCTTCTATGGCTTTTGGCTCAGCAACGGGACAAACGGAACAGGATCTTTCTTCAGCGAACCAA TTAAAAGATAATCTACCTGCTATGGTTGCTGGAATCTGGTCAGAGGATAGCAATTCACAATTGGAGGCAACAAATCTCTTGCGGAAACTGCTTTCtattg aacAAAATCCTCCTATCAATGAAGTTGTACAATCTGGTGTTGTTCCTCGTGTTGTGAAGTTTCTTTCCAGGGATGACTTCCCCAAACTTCAG TTTGAGGCAGCTTGGGCGCTCACCAACATTGCTTCAGGGACATCAGAGAACACAAATGTCATCATTGAAAGTGGAGCTGTCCCGATATTCATCCAACTTCTCAGCTCTGCTAGTGAAGATGTCCGCGAACAG GCTGTTTGGGCATTGGGAAATGTTGCTGGAGACTCACCAAAATGCCGGGATTTAGTCCTAAGTTACGGTGCCATGACACCTCTTCTGTCTCAATTCAATGAGAATACAAAGCTTTCAATGCTGAGAAATGCTACATGGACATTATCAAACTTCTGCAGAGGGAAGCCCCCACCCGCATTTGAACAG ACACAACCAGCTTTACCAGTTCTTGAGCGCCTTGTGCAATCAATGGATGAAGAAGTTCTCACAGATGCATGCTGGGCTCTGTCATACCTCTCGGATAATTCAAACGACAAAATACAAGCAGTCATTGAAGCAGGAGTTGTTCCTCGCCTCATCCAGCTCTTAGG TCATTCGTCGCCATCAGTGCTGATTCCTGCTCTTCGTACCATTGGAAATATTGTAACCGGGGATGATCTACAGACTCAG ATGGTTCTCGACCAGCAAGCGCTTCCTTGTCTTTTGAACCttctaaaaaacaattacaagaAGAGTATCAAGAAGGAAGCTTGCTGGACTATCTCCAACATTACAGCTGGAAATGCAGATCAGATACAA GCAGTGATTGATGCAGGTATAATCCAGTCTCTTGTTTGGGTGCTTCAAAGTGCAGAGTTcgaagtaaaaaaagaagctgCTTGGGGAATATCAAATGCTACTTCTGGTGGCACTCATGATCAAATCAa gTTTATGGTGAGCCAAGGCTGTATCAAACCTCTATGCGATCTCCTTACTTGCCCAGATCTGAAAGTTGTAACGgtttgcttagaagcactagAGAACATTCTCGTGGTtggagaagcagagaagaacTTAGGTCACACAGGAGAAGACAACCTCTACGCTCAAATGATTGACGAAGCAGAAGGGTTAGAGAAGATTGAGAATCTTCAGAGTCACGACAACAATGATATCTACGACAAAGCCGTGAAGATCCTCGAAACATTTTGGACTgaagacaatgaagaagaaggcaacGACGAGAATCATGCTCCACAATCTGGTTTCCAGTTCGGAAGCACCAATGTTCCTCCTGGTCAATTCAACTTTATTTGA
- a CDS encoding uncharacterized protein (unknown protein; FUNCTIONS IN: molecular_function unknown; INVOLVED IN: biological_process unknown; LOCATED IN: mitochondrion; EXPRESSED IN: 13 plant structures; EXPRESSED DURING: 4 anthesis, F mature embryo stage, petal differentiation and expansion stage, D bilateral stage; BEST Arabidopsis thaliana protein match is: unknown protein (TAIR:AT1G02700.1); Has 19 Blast hits to 19 proteins in 5 species: Archae - 0; Bacteria - 0; Metazoa - 0; Fungi - 0; Plants - 19; Viruses - 0; Other Eukaryotes - 0 (source: NCBI BLink).), with translation MLSSPAFAAARSTLGRRLHAKRLSSSTGRTADPEIHARNDGDEPSLFPSDPEGLDDVANPKTPADEDVPDIRPPGFVKEPLSPPKNPRDTSHKLESTPVGLPADLNFQQKRN, from the exons ATGCTGTCTTCACCAGCTTTTGCTGCAGCACGTTCTACTCTCGGTCGTCGTCTTCATGCGAAGAGACTATCTTCTTCTACTGGTCGAACCGCTGATCCAGAGATTCATGCCCGTAACGATGGAGACGAGCCTAGTCTTTTTCCATCAGACCCCGAG GGTTTGGATGATGTAGCGAACCCGAAGACTCCAGCGGATGAGGATGTACCGGATATTCGACCACCCGGTTTTGTAAAGGAACCGCTTTCTCCGCCAAAAAATCCCAGAGATACTTCACACAAGCTTGAATCTACTCCCGTTGGTCTACCTGCAGATCTCAATTTCCAACAGAAACGAAATTAA
- the MOS6 gene encoding ARM repeat superfamily protein: MSLRPSAKTEVRRNRYKVAVDAEEGRRRREDNLVEIRKNKREENLQKKRFTSSMAFGSATGQTEQDLSSANQLKDNLPAMVAGIWSEDSNSQLEATNLLRKLLSIEQNPPINEVVQSGVVPRVVKFLSRDDFPKLQFEAAWALTNIASGTSENTNVIIESGAVPIFIQLLSSASEDVREQAVWALGNVAGDSPKCRDLVLSYGAMTPLLSQFNENTKLSMLRNATWTLSNFCRGKPPPAFEQTQPALPVLERLVQSMDEEVLTDACWALSYLSDNSNDKIQAVIEAGVVPRLIQLLGHSSPSVLIPALRTIGNIVTGDDLQTQMVLDQQALPCLLNLLKNNYKKSIKKEACWTISNITAGNADQIQAVIDAGIIQSLVWVLQSAEFEVKKEAAWGISNATSGGTHDQIK; the protein is encoded by the exons ATGTCTCTCAGACCTAGCGCGAAGACGGAGGTGCGACGGAATCGGTACAAAGTAGCGGTCGATGCGGAGGAAGGACGGCGGAGGCGAGAGGATAACTTGGTTGAGATCaggaagaacaagagagaggaaaatttgcagaagaagagatttacGTCTTCTATGGCTTTTGGCTCAGCAACGGGACAAACGGAACAGGATCTTTCTTCAGCGAACCAA TTAAAAGATAATCTACCTGCTATGGTTGCTGGAATCTGGTCAGAGGATAGCAATTCACAATTGGAGGCAACAAATCTCTTGCGGAAACTGCTTTCtattg aacAAAATCCTCCTATCAATGAAGTTGTACAATCTGGTGTTGTTCCTCGTGTTGTGAAGTTTCTTTCCAGGGATGACTTCCCCAAACTTCAG TTTGAGGCAGCTTGGGCGCTCACCAACATTGCTTCAGGGACATCAGAGAACACAAATGTCATCATTGAAAGTGGAGCTGTCCCGATATTCATCCAACTTCTCAGCTCTGCTAGTGAAGATGTCCGCGAACAG GCTGTTTGGGCATTGGGAAATGTTGCTGGAGACTCACCAAAATGCCGGGATTTAGTCCTAAGTTACGGTGCCATGACACCTCTTCTGTCTCAATTCAATGAGAATACAAAGCTTTCAATGCTGAGAAATGCTACATGGACATTATCAAACTTCTGCAGAGGGAAGCCCCCACCCGCATTTGAACAG ACACAACCAGCTTTACCAGTTCTTGAGCGCCTTGTGCAATCAATGGATGAAGAAGTTCTCACAGATGCATGCTGGGCTCTGTCATACCTCTCGGATAATTCAAACGACAAAATACAAGCAGTCATTGAAGCAGGAGTTGTTCCTCGCCTCATCCAGCTCTTAGG TCATTCGTCGCCATCAGTGCTGATTCCTGCTCTTCGTACCATTGGAAATATTGTAACCGGGGATGATCTACAGACTCAG ATGGTTCTCGACCAGCAAGCGCTTCCTTGTCTTTTGAACCttctaaaaaacaattacaagaAGAGTATCAAGAAGGAAGCTTGCTGGACTATCTCCAACATTACAGCTGGAAATGCAGATCAGATACAA GCAGTGATTGATGCAGGTATAATCCAGTCTCTTGTTTGGGTGCTTCAAAGTGCAGAGTTcgaagtaaaaaaagaagctgCTTGGGGAATATCAAATGCTACTTCTGGTGGCACTCATGATCAAATCAagtaa
- a CDS encoding DC1 domain-containing protein (DC1 domain-containing protein; FUNCTIONS IN: zinc ion binding; INVOLVED IN: intracellular signaling pathway; LOCATED IN: cellular_component unknown; EXPRESSED IN: root; CONTAINS InterPro DOMAIN/s: Protein kinase C-like, phorbol ester/diacylglycerol binding (InterPro:IPR002219), DC1 (InterPro:IPR004146), Zinc finger, PHD-type (InterPro:IPR001965), C1-like (InterPro:IPR011424); BEST Arabidopsis thaliana protein match is: Cysteine/Histidine-rich C1 domain family protein (TAIR:AT4G01930.1); Has 3165 Blast hits to 732 proteins in 38 species: Archae - 0; Bacteria - 0; Metazoa - 39; Fungi - 0; Plants - 3102; Viruses - 0; Other Eukaryotes - 24 (source: NCBI BLink).) translates to MGLINQWFPLDTLATPERIRMACFDEFTSPFYMTMDSEGVLMPLVHEHLMMPWNDLRKGDCCGLSKAVSVGYYCKSCDFFAHKKCGESSEFIQHPSHPNHTLQLRSSEGCNSCNLCGRTISDLFYRCDLCDFDVDLYCAKYPPPEVIDIPETHHHKLNLHKELIEFNCDAKCGKITGAEFPYVCYECQLPFHVDCVWRPSELKHPSEVNHSYHSLHPLKLLSGQLPDNCDGKCRLCARKIDDRLFYHCSPCNFTLDLRCVLNPPQQSLLNLKAHDHQLTLLPRLLSFTCNACGLNGDRSPYTCVQCDFMIHQDCLDLPRVININQHDHRVSRTSVPGVGNSKGVLLPWFHRKHIMMPWNDMRKGDCCGSLESVTDGFYCKSCDIFIHKKCGESSGIIDHSSHPDHTLELNRYPNKSCNLCGRSKGVNVCYRCDHCYYQLDLYCAKYPPPEFIDIPETHHHKLTLLKERIEFDCDAKCGETGDGFAYKCPECDLFFHVDCVWHPPEVNHPLEVNHSYHPWHPLKLHTGQPPHYSDGTCRLCARNIDDRLFYHCSPCNFTLDLRCVLNPPPQSLLNLKAHDHQLILLPRLRSFTCNACGLSGDRSPYICIQCDFMIHQDCLDLPRLINVNRHDHRVSRTSVLGVVNSVCGVCHQKVDWTCGGFSCQRCSSYVVHSKCATRRDVWNGKELEGVPEEIEDIEPYVVIDDNTIQHFSHKEHYLRLHVNDVLCNDNKRCKACTHPIFLQSFYSCMDCDFLLHQNCAGFPRMKRHVLHNERLTLVTNETKLFQCAPCDRWSNGFRYQHGYKSLDLQCGSISEPFVHPSHPDHPLYHTLLDGRNEICDGCKKSWYYVLSCIEDDCRFVLCFKCLTLPQVVKHRVDDDPLLLCYGEKACGKYWCDICEKETNPETWFYTCKDHQSSMHTMCVLGDSVGIMPKSTIMGWYKYYEVVLNNSISRPVCEMCKSRCIFPTIMKILEASNEYVCSLACVLERG, encoded by the exons ATGGGTCTTATCAACCAATGGTTTCCACTGGACACTCTTGCAACTCCAGAGCGTATCAGGATGGCTTGTTTCGACGAGTTTACTTCTCCTTTT TATATGACCATGGATTCTGAGGGAGTGTTAATGCCGTTGGTCCATGAACATCTTATGATGCCTTGGAATGATCTAAGGAAAGGTGATTGTTGTGGACTCTCGAAAGCTGTCAGTGTTGGTTATTATTGCAAAAGCTGCGATTTTTTCGCCCACAAGAAATGTGGCGAGTCCTCCGAGTTTATCCAACATCCATCTCACCCCAATCACACTCTTCAGCTTCGAAGTAGCGAAGGCTGTAATAGCTGCAATTTATGTGGAAGGACCATTAGTGACCTATTCTATCGTTGTGATCTCTGTGATTTCGACGTGGATCTATATTGTGCCAAGTATCCACCACCAGAGGTTATTGACATTCCTGAGACGCATCACCACAAGCTCAACCTTCACAAGGAGTTGATCGAGTTCAACTGTGATGCTAAATGTGGGAAGATTACTGGTGCTGAGTTTCCTTACGTATGTTATGAATGTCAATTACCTTTCCATGTGGATTGCGTATGGCGGCCATCGGAGTTAAAACACCCATCAGAGGTAAACCATTCTTACCACTCCTTACACCCTCTTAAGCTCCTCTCAGGTCAATTACCGGATAATTGTGATGGAAAATGTCGTCTTTGCGCAAGAAAGATTGATGATAGATTGTTCTATCATTGTTCTCCGTGCAACTTCACCTTGGATCTACGTTGTGTTTTAAACCCACCACAACAATCTCTTCTGAATTTGAAAGCTCATGATCATCAACTCACCCTTCTCCCAAGACTCTTGTCATTTACATGTAATGCTTGCGGGTTGAATGGAGATCGAAGCCCTTACACTTGTGTTCAATGTGATTTCATGATTCATCAAGATTGTCTTGACTTACCACGCGTCATAAACATTAATCAGCATGATCACCGTGTTTCTCGAACTTCTGTTCCTGGTGTTGGAAATTCTAAGGGAGTGTTACTACCGTGGTTTCACAGGAAGCATATAATGATGCCTTGGAATGATATGAGGAAAGGAGATTGTTGTGGAAGTTTGGAATCTGTCACTGACGGCTTCTATTGCAAAAGCTGCGATATTTTCATCCACAAGAAATGTGGCGAGTCCTCCGGAATTATCGACCACTCATCTCACCCCGATCACACTCTTGAGCTTAACCGTTATCCTAATAAAAGTTGCAATTTATGTGGAAGGTCCAAAGGTGTGAATGTATGCTATCGTTGTGATCACTGTTACTACCAATTGGATCTATATTGTGCCAAGTACCCACCACCAGAGTTTATTGACATTCCCGAAACGCATCACCACAAGCTCACCCTTCTCAAGGAGCGGATTGAGTTTGATTGTGATGCTAAATGTGGGGAGACTGGAGATGGGTTTGCTTACAAATGTCCTGAATGTGATTTATTCTTCCATGTGGATTGCGTATGGCATCCGCCAGAAGTAAATCACCCTTTAGAGGTAAACCACTCTTACCACCCCTGGCACCCTCTTAAGCTCCACACAGGTCAACCACCACACTATTCTGATGGAACATGTCGTCTTTGTGCAAGAAATATTGATGATAGATTGTTTTATCATTGCTCTCCGTGCAACTTCACATTGGATCTGCGTTGTGTTTTAAATCCACCGCCACAAtctcttttgaatttgaaagcTCATGACCACCAACTCATCCTTCTCCCAAGACTCCGTTCTTTTACATGTAACGCTTGCGGGTTGAGTGGTGATCGAAGCCCTTACATATGTATTCAATGTgactttatgatccatcaAGATTGTCTTGACCTTCCACGCCTCATAAACGTTAATCGTCATGATCACCGAGTTTCACGAACTTCTGTTCTTGGTGTTGTAAATTCTGTATGTGGAGTTTGTCATCAGAAGGTGGATTGGACTTGTGGAGGTTTTTCTTGTCAGAGGTGTTCTAGCTATGTTGTTCATTCGAAATGTGCTACCAGAAGAGATGTATGGAACGGGAAAGAACTGGAAGGAGTACCTGAAGAAATAGAAGATATAGAGCCATATGTGGTAATAGATGACAATACAATACAACATTTCAGCCACAAAGAGCATTACCTAAGACTCCACGTTAATGATGTTCTATGTAACGACAACAAGCGGTGCAAGGCATGCACCCATCCCATCTTTCTTCAATCCTTCTACAGTTGTATGGATTGTGACTTCCTTCTCCACCAAAATTGCGCTGGATTTCCTAGAATGAAAAGGCATGTGCTACACAATGAGCGTCTTACTTTAGTTACTAACGAGACTAAACTCTTTCAGTGTGCTCCTTGTGATAGATGGTCCAATGGTTTCAGGTACCAACATGGATATAAGTCACTCGATCTTCAGTGTGGTTCAATATCCGAGCCATTTGTCCATCCAAGCCATCCCGATCATCCCTTATATCACACTTTACTGGATGGAAGGAATGAGATTTGTGATGGCTGCAAAAAGAGTTGGTATTATGTGCTAAGTTGCATTGAAGATGATTGTAGATTTGTCTTATGTTTCAAATGCCTCACTTTACCACAAGTGGTAAAGCATAGAGTTGACGATGATCCTCTCTTGTTATGCTATGGCGAAAAGGCTTGTGGTAAATACTGGTGTGATATTTGTGAAAAGGAAACCAATCCAGAGACATGGTTCTACACGTGTAAAGATCATCAATCTAGTATGCATACAATGTGTGTGCTTGGTGACTCTGTAGGGATCATGCCAAAAAGCACAATAATGGGTTGGTACAAATATTATGAGGTGGTGCTCAATAATAGTATATCTCGTCCAGTTTGCGAGATGTGCAAGTCGCGTTGCATTTTTCCTACGATCATGAAGATTCTTGAAGCCTCAAATGAATACGTTTGCTCTTTAGCATGCGTCCTAGAGAGGGGGTGA
- a CDS encoding cotton fiber protein (unknown protein; BEST Arabidopsis thaliana protein match is: unknown protein (TAIR:AT5G61710.1); Has 35 Blast hits to 35 proteins in 9 species: Archae - 0; Bacteria - 0; Metazoa - 0; Fungi - 0; Plants - 35; Viruses - 0; Other Eukaryotes - 0 (source: NCBI BLink).), whose protein sequence is MEIQNQINGGQEEIKNMKKKKRSRGFHVIGVVLYMLRRRRRSKPLNNGFWRRVVESFGQLKNDNVTVLPSSSNITILPPSSSPVTDEVPASSDDQVSEMVEVLTATSSSCSSGISGYGSAKSLRDMDCLDEDDDDDENYGNDDGGDEMIDAKAEEFIVRFYEQMRMQNQAYTERYKAKEMMMV, encoded by the coding sequence ATGGAAATTCAAAATCAGATTAATGGTGGCcaagaagagatcaagaatatgaagaagaagaaacgatcACGTGGTTTTCACGTGATCGGTGTCGTTTTATACATGCTTCGGCGTCGGAGGAGGAGCAAGCCGCTTAATAACGGGTTTTGGCGGCGAGTTGTCGAGTCCTTTGGGCAGTTGAAAAACGACAATGTTACGGTACTTCCATCGTCGTCTAATATTACGATACTACcaccatcatcttctccgGTGACGGATGAAGTTCCGGCGAGTAGTGACGATCAGGTATCGGAGATGGTTGAGGTTCTCACGGCGACGTCTAGTTCTTGCTCTTCGGGAATCTCGGGATATGGATCAGCAAAGTCGTTGCGAGATATGGATTgtcttgatgaagatgatgatgatgatgaaaattaTGGTAATGATGATGGAGGTGATGAGATGATTGATGCGAAAGCTGAGGAGTTTATTGTGAGATTTTATGAACAGATGAGGATGCAAAATCAGGCTTATACAGAACGTTACAAAGCtaaagagatgatgatggtcTAA